A single window of Carassius gibelio isolate Cgi1373 ecotype wild population from Czech Republic chromosome A19, carGib1.2-hapl.c, whole genome shotgun sequence DNA harbors:
- the LOC127935526 gene encoding heat shock factor-binding protein 1-like protein 1 yields MAGSESKAAKELTAMMETTMQQLQSRFQNLSEQIISKMDEMGTRIDDLEKNVGDLMTQAGAENHYKANGFEERPSWPKH; encoded by the exons ATGGCAGGATCCGAGTCAAAAGCAGCTAAAGAGCTGACTGCAATG ATGGAGACGACAATGCAACAACTCCAGAGCAGGTTTCAGAATTTATCTGAGCAAATCATCTCCAAAA TGGATGAGATGGGAACACGCATAGATGACCTGGAGAAGAACGTCGGTGATCTCATGACACAAGCAGGAGCTGAGAATCATTATAAAGCAAA TGGTTTTGAAGAGAGACCAAGCTGGCCAAAGCACTGA